The following nucleotide sequence is from Pochonia chlamydosporia 170 chromosome 4, whole genome shotgun sequence.
AATGCGTATCGGCGCATGTCTGCGAATTTGTATGAGACTGCTGAGACGGGAGAGTATTACCACATTCATGGATCATTAGAGGCTTCGacgacattgaagatgattgGGTTGGAGTCACATCGACCGGATCTGGAAACGCACCAGGATATTGTGGATGCGATCGAGCCTGCGGTGAGGAAGTTTACGGTTGAgcagttggagaagatgaatgCTCAGCATCGACAAGCTGGTGTAAAGGCATTTAAACATGAAGAGTTTCTCCGGACTCCGCACGTAGGCTGTACCCTTGGATTTTGAATGTCCATTATACTGATGATTTACAGGGTAAAGAGAATTGGTCATTGCCTCCTTGGGCCGTGGAAAATCTCGAGTCTAGCACACCAAAGTGTCCTCTACCAGAAAATGGTGACAAGAGAATACTGTCGGGTATCAAGGTCTTGGACCTGTGCCGCATCATTGCCGGTCCAACAATCACACGGATCCTGGGCGAGTATGGTGCCGACGTGCTCAAGGTGACGAGTCCAAACTTGAGTGATGTGCCGTTTTTCCAGGTCGATGGGAACATGGGCAAGCGCACTACTGATCTTGATCTCAAAACTACCGAGGGGCGACGAATATTCGAGACGTTGCTCCAGGATGTGGATATCGTGGTTGATGGATATCGGCCAGGTGCCTTGGAGAAGTTAGGCTATGGACCTCGCGCGATGGCGGAATTAGCCGCCAAGAGAGGTAAAGGTATTGTATACGTCAACGAAAACTGCTTCGGATACAAGGGCGAATGGGCAGGTCGTCCTGGCTGGCAGCAAATCGCCGACTGTGTAAGTCCACAACGCAGAGCCTCCGGCAAGTTGACAACTCTAACACAGCACAGGTCACAGGTGTAGCATGGGAACAAGGACGCTTCATGGGCCTCAACGAACCCGTTGTCCCTCCATTCCCAATCTCTGACTATGGAACCGGCTGCATTGGTGCTATTGCTGCTTTGACAGGTCTCTATCATCGCGCAACAAAGGGTGGATCATGGCACGCCACGGCTTCTCTCCTACACTACGATCTTCTTCTATTCAAGGTTGGCCTGTTGCCAGTGGAGGTTCAAGAGGAACTTCGGAGACAGGCTGGTCCAGAGTTTCTCTCCCTAAGTCACGCCCATAGCGTGGATCAGATTTCTGGCACGGCACTTAGACGAATGCGACAGCTGTTTCCTGACTTTGTCGACCATCCGAAGTATTTGGATCACTGG
It contains:
- a CDS encoding CAIB/BAIF family enzyme (similar to Neosartorya fischeri NRRL 181 XP_001265132.1) encodes the protein MGSEHASYSSIAESSSILDFLLPLLDETSLPAHARNKRQNVQFTGTRDRPYFPIPFKETELTAALKAVEGCVASALADEKLGKAAEDRKIRVDQEKTTAFLFQAYLARVGGLGKLDKNVRSLLKDTDLLQAQSNAYRRMSANLYETAETGEYYHIHGSLEASTTLKMIGLESHRPDLETHQDIVDAIEPAVRKFTVEQLEKMNAQHRQAGVKAFKHEEFLRTPHGKENWSLPPWAVENLESSTPKCPLPENGDKRILSGIKVLDLCRIIAGPTITRILGEYGADVLKVTSPNLSDVPFFQVDGNMGKRTTDLDLKTTEGRRIFETLLQDVDIVVDGYRPGALEKLGYGPRAMAELAAKRGKGIVYVNENCFGYKGEWAGRPGWQQIADCVTGVAWEQGRFMGLNEPVVPPFPISDYGTGCIGAIAALTGLYHRATKGGSWHATASLLHYDLLLFKVGLLPVEVQEELRRQAGPEFLSLSHAHSVDQISGTALRRMRQLFPDFVDHPKYLDHWHSEGYKANVSAVLPVVEIEDLEISFSRASRPNGSNEASWDAGKEEDR